The following proteins are co-located in the Actinomycetota bacterium genome:
- a CDS encoding CBS domain-containing protein, with translation MKLRAMVGGRAEVCGPETTLQDVSAAMLAARVGSIGVIHGRRLAGIITERDIVRAAAEGIDPALELVEDWMTTDPDVFTPEVSVAEAGRWLLETGYRHLPVMEDGELLGILSIRDVLWALLGSDS, from the coding sequence TTGAAGCTGAGGGCGATGGTCGGTGGTCGAGCAGAGGTCTGCGGCCCCGAGACCACTCTGCAGGACGTGTCGGCCGCGATGCTGGCTGCACGCGTCGGCTCGATCGGTGTCATACACGGACGGCGGCTTGCCGGCATCATCACAGAGCGCGATATCGTGCGGGCCGCCGCCGAAGGCATAGACCCGGCGCTGGAACTCGTCGAGGATTGGATGACGACCGACCCGGATGTGTTCACACCCGAGGTCTCGGTCGCAGAGGCGGGCCGATGGCTGCTCGAGACCGGATACCGTCATCTGCCCGTGATGGAAGACGGCGAACTGCTCGGGATTCTGAGCATCCGCGACGTGCTGTGGGCGCTCCTCGGATCAGACAGCTGA